The following DNA comes from Novipirellula caenicola.
CGCAACCACCAGCAAAATTGGCCGTTCCTGAACCTCAATCCCCGGATGACCAACCGGTTGGGGATCCGATCTATTCGACACTGCCGCTGGATGATCGTGAGTTTTGTGAAATCATCATCGATTTTGTACGGCGATTGGATCCTCAGATTGCCGAGATGCGGCGGTTGGCGGCAGTCGACGCGATGAATGAATTGGTCGATCTGGCACACTGGTTAAAGGGAGCCGGAGGAACCGTCGGATACAGCGAGTTCACATCGCCTGCGTCCGCTTTGGCCGAAGCCGCACGATCGGGTAGCCAAACCGAATGCGAAAAGTGCATCGACGTGATCGCGTCGATTCGCCAGCGATTAGTGGTCCCCGTGTTGGAATGAGTTGTTACGCGACGCCGCGGCGTTGGCGGTCGGCATAATCAGAACCACCGCTTCATTTAACCTGATCCAACGACGAATCCGACGCCACCGCGTCTGCATCGCCGAGGCGTGCTTAGGTGTAAGCCATGCTATAAGAGCTTAAAATTTCTTTTACGCATTGTGACCCCGGCCATGATCAGCCCAACCGCTTCCTCGCCCACGCACGCCCACCCGCTTTCCGGCGCAACGGTCCCACTTGGTACGCATGTTGCCGCAAAGAATGCGACGCACTTGTCGGGCAAAATCATGATCGTCGACGACGAAATTGCGAACGTCTTGGTCGCCAAAAAGCATCTCGAGCAAGCTGGGTACAGTTCGTTCGAAATGACCACGGATTCTTCGGTTGCGCTCAACTTGATCTGTGCAAACCGTCCCGATGTGGTCCTGCTTGACATCAACATGCCCGACGTCGATGGGATCACGATCCTTCGCCAATTACGCGAGCGTCCTGAGTTTCGCCATTTGCCGGTGCTGATTCTGACGGCCAACAGCGAGGCGGAAGTCAAGCTGAAGTGTTTGGACCTGGGCGCGACCGACTTTTTGGTCAAGCCCGTCGATCCCATGGAACTTGCACCTCGCGTACGCAACGCTTTGTTGACGAAATCGTTTCAAGACCAACTGCAACAACACGCTTCGCAGTTAGAAGAAAAAGTCCAGCAGCGTACACAAGAACTCGAGCGATCACGCCGCGAAGTGATCTATTGCTTGGCGCGTGCGGCCGAGTTGCGAGACAACGACACTGGAAACCACGTGATTCGAGTCGGACGATTTGCCGGACTGATTGCCGAGCAGCTTGGATTGCCCAATTGGTATGTCGAAGATGTCGAGTTAGCGGCCCAATTGCATGACGTCGGTAAGATCGCGGTTCCCGATGCGATTTTGCTGAAACCGGGACGGATCGAACCCGAAGAATTCGAACTGATCAAAAATCACATTCGCAACGACGGCCCGAGCATCGAGCCGCACTCTGGCGAGGATGCGGTAACCATGCGACGGCACGTTGAAATCGGTGCAAAGATGTTGCAGGACGGCAGTTCGCTGATGCGATTGGCGGCCAGCATCGCGATGACCCATCATGAAAAGTTTGACGGCAGCGGTTTCCCGGCCGGATTGGTTGGCGAAGCGATCCCGTTGGAAGGTCGGATCACTGCGGTGGCCGACGCCTATGACGCATTAGCTTCGGACCGACCGTACAAGCAGTCGCTACCGCGGACCACCTGCTTCGAGATCCTCGACCAACAGCGTGGCAAGCACTTTGATCCCGCGGTACTGGACGCGTTCTTTCGAGCCTCGCGAGACATCGTGCAAGTTCAAGTTGAGTTCATGGACTTCTGCACGCCTGCACCTGCCTAATTCAATTCAGTCAGCAACAGCCATTTACTTCACCCTCCCGCTGGGAGGGTCGACCGCAGGATGCGGTCGGGGAGGGCTGGTGAAACCATGCTGGCACGTTCCATCTCTAACACTGCGAACCCCACCCAGAGCCGGCTGCCGCCGACTCTGACCTCCCCAAAGGGGAGGTAAACTCTGCTTTACCCTCCCGCTGGGAGGGTCGACCGCAGGATGCGGTCGGGGAGGGCTGGTGAAACCATGCTGGAACGTTCCATCTCTAACACTGCGAACCCCACCCAGAGCCGGCTGCCGCCGACTCTGACCTCCCCAAAGGGGAGGTGAATTTAGTTTCCCCTCCCGCTGAGGTTAACTAAAGTTGGGTGTCGGTGGACGGTAGTCGGATAACTTGATCGTCTTGAACCAATCGATCGTGTGCTTGAGTCCTTCAGCAAGCGGCACCTTTGGTTCCCAGCCAAGCTGCTCTTTCGCCAAACTGATGTCAGGACGACGGCGGGTCGGGTCATCCGACGGCAGCGGACGCGTCA
Coding sequences within:
- a CDS encoding HD-GYP domain-containing protein; translation: MISPTASSPTHAHPLSGATVPLGTHVAAKNATHLSGKIMIVDDEIANVLVAKKHLEQAGYSSFEMTTDSSVALNLICANRPDVVLLDINMPDVDGITILRQLRERPEFRHLPVLILTANSEAEVKLKCLDLGATDFLVKPVDPMELAPRVRNALLTKSFQDQLQQHASQLEEKVQQRTQELERSRREVIYCLARAAELRDNDTGNHVIRVGRFAGLIAEQLGLPNWYVEDVELAAQLHDVGKIAVPDAILLKPGRIEPEEFELIKNHIRNDGPSIEPHSGEDAVTMRRHVEIGAKMLQDGSSLMRLAASIAMTHHEKFDGSGFPAGLVGEAIPLEGRITAVADAYDALASDRPYKQSLPRTTCFEILDQQRGKHFDPAVLDAFFRASRDIVQVQVEFMDFCTPAPA